The segment GTGCAACCGGATTAAATTCAGTAGAACAATTTTTAATCGGCTCTAATACCGAAGCAATCGTTCGTCATGCGAAATGTGACGTTTTAGTCGTTCGTACAGCTGAATGATTTAGCTTTATTTAAAAAGACATTTTGCTTTTATGGCAGAATGTCTTTTTTAGCACGAAATCCTACAACCTTTTTATTCCAACTCTATTTACACTATGGTACAATTTCGAAAACATCTAAGCTAAAGGAGACGAAATTATGCCAATGATTTGTTTAGCAACAGAAAAAGATTATTTAGCAGTGAATGAGCTTGTGAAAGAAGGCCATGATGAACATGTATTACATAGGCCGACTGTTTTTAAAAGTGTTGATGCCGTTATGCCGGAATCTTATTATCACGAACTACTCGAGGATACAAACAGTACAATTTTCATCGCTAAAAAGGATGGAATTGTCATCGGTTTTGCTGTCATAAGTATCGAATCTTCCCCTCCTTTCCAATCATTGGTACAACGCAATTATGGCTATATTCACGACTTTGGTGTAAAAAAGGATACGCAAAAACAAGGTGTCGGAAAATTACTATTTGAAGCATGTACTAATTGGACTAAGGAAATGGGTGCTACTTCGATTGAATTAAATGTTTGGGCGTTTAATACAAATGCGGTAGAATTTTATGAATATCTCGGGATGGAAAGCATCAGTAGCAAAATGCATATACGAATTTGAGGTTGGATACTTGTAAGAAGAACTAAAACTATGATTATGCCGAGGTTTAATGGGGCTTTTGAATAAAATTCGATTAAAAGTAAGTTACACACACTGATTTTAAAAAGAACGAAACCAACTGTTTTGAAACAAAGTTGGATCAAAACAGTTGGTTTCTAGAATAAAGATTGATCTTTCGGGATGCGTATATTCACTTAAAGCCTCTGATAGTTGAATAAGCACATACTTTCTTCAGATAAGGTAACAATACAATTAATTAGATGTAGTTCTAAAGAGGTGTATTGAAAAAAATGAAAAAGATGTTAATCGTCTTTATACTATTCCTTGTTCTTATTACTCCTATTCAAACAACAATCGGTTCATCAGTTGGAGCAACACAGGACTCTGAAGAGCTTAGATTACAGGATATGCTAATGTTAATGCTTACTCCTTATATTGAAAAAGATTTGACTAACTATTATTATCCAAAGGTTATAAAGGATGTTTCACCTCATGTAACTCCGTGGAAAATTGAATTGATTGAAACTAAAAGAAATCATTTCCGAGGCTTTGATTTGCAAATTACTTTTGAAATTGAGCCAACTGATGGCGGGCAATGGATTCCAATAGGAAAAGACCGAATGACTTATGAAATATCTTCTGGACCTGAAGTTAAATTGATAAATCACACGCACTTAAAGACGTATAAATATCCTCCAGAATTATAAATAGGCTTCAATTAACCTGCTCTGTTAGTGACAAAAGTACAGTTAAAAATGCACACTAAATCCATTGAATTGATGAATGCCTGTACCAAATTTAGTTAATTCATTTTCTCTTAAAAACTTAACTGCGTTTTTTACTTCCTTTAAAATTTTTGGCTCAAGCCCTAAAGTATTATGTGAGCCATAAACCATCGAAACGTTTGGTATCTCTGATATTCTTTCCAATGAATTTACTAAATCACAAGGATTTGTAGAAGGATAAAAAGCATATATAGGGGTTTCATCATAAAGTAAATCTCCCGTAAACAAATATCCGTTCGTTTCATCGAAAATGGATATATGCCCAGGAGAATGCCCTGGAGTATGATAAATAATTAATTTTCTATTTCCCAGCTCAATTACATCGCCATCTTTCAATAAGCCTGTAGGTTCCCCTTGAAAGGGTTGATATTTATCGGGATTAAACGTTTCTGGAGTAGGTAATGTTATATCTCTACTAATATCTCTTCTTATTTGTTCTATTGACAAGCCTTTAATTCCATTCACTAACCAATCCTTATCGCTCTCATGGACATAAATTATTTCATATTGTCCATGACTTCCGATATGGTCAGTGTGAACATGAGTAGTGATGACTTCAATTGGTAGGGTAGTTAATTGGTCTGTTATTCTTTTTATATTATCAATCCCAAGACCCGTATCAATTAGTACAGCTTTCTCCTTACCCAATAATAAAAAAGAATGTACTTTCTCCCAATGTCCATATTCACTAATTGCGTATGAATTTCCATCCAATTGTTGAATTGTAAACCACAAGTCATTAATCATTAATAGCCTCCAAGTTGCTATGGCGTCACATTCTTTCTATTACTCCGAAACAATCAAATAATCCTTTGTAAATAAGATAGCTTATTAAATTAACCTGCAGCGTTAGTTCAATAAGATAAATGCTTTACCGTTTGTTGATTAAAATTTAATATTATTTAATCCTTTTTATCTTGATTAAGAACTTTAATGATTTCAGTAAGTTTCTCGTTTTTTTCTCGGTCTAATTTTGTCTTTTCATTCATGAACTTAACTACTTTAATTACGAAATAAATAGCAAAAGCAGTTAGTAGTAAATAAATAATAATAGGTAAAAAAGTTAAAAGTATAAACAAACCACTTGACGCAAACAATGTCTGACCCATAATATTCCTCCTAAATAGTTAGATATTATAAAACATTTCACTTTACTAACCTACCTCGTGATTTTAAGAGCATTTCCTTACAATCTTTATAGTTACATTAACATAAAGATCCTACAAATAATCATCTATGAAAATAGCCGCATATCCGATTGCTAAAAAAGGATATACGACTATTCACAATACATACCGTCAAAATTCAATTGATAATTTTCTTCAAACTAAATAATTTATTCAGCAGTATGAATCACTTTAAATCGCTCACATACAAGTAACATGTCCTCTTCAAACGGCAAATGATAAGGCTGCAATAACTCGCTAAAAAACTGCTTATGCGCATTCCACCAATATTCATAATCTCCTTCACCTTCTGCTAAGGCAAATTCTATTGGCACTTCATTCATTGGAGAAATGAAAACATCTGTTAGCTCGATGATTGCAACGGGCTCGTCTTTTGTATTTATAACAATGGAATATTGCCCTTTCTGTGGAAGTGGCTCTTGTTCTAACTCATAAAAAACATAACCCGAGCATGTAGCGGTTTTCTTCCCTTCTACAACTAAACTTGCCAGCCAATCTGCATCATCACCAAACTGAAAAGCATCCACATGACTCGGTTGTTTTTCACCTAAGTCAGACCAATATTTATCCCAAAACTGCTTTGTATGATTATTCATAATTGTTATACCTCGTTTCATAATTTATAAATTGCATTCTATTATTATGAGAACTTGGCAAAACCCATTATGTTTCCTCCGTGACAACCTTATACATACGTGACACCTACTAATTCATTTTTCTTATAAGAATAACATATATCTCCATACGTGAAAACGGCAATTCTAAGCCTCCCTCTTTTTTCTCTTGATGGAAATTTTATATTCCGAATGTTACAGTGGGGTAAATTGAATTAAAAAATGGCACAAAACCAGATCCCGTTCTTTCTACATATCATTCCTTTTTTGAATGAATTGACGGATAGGTAGGAAGCGAGTTTGGCGAGTATTTGAGGGAATTTGGCTAGTAAAACGTGTAATGGCTAGTTACTGTATTATTTTGGCTATATAGCGCTGAAGATTGGCTAGTAACGACCGTAATATGGCTATATTGTGCGTAAGTTTGGCTAATAAAGCTGATTAATTGGCTAATAACCCGAAATCGCTTCAAAAAATATGGCAATCTATCAAAAAATTCAGGAGGTCACATTATGAATTTCAAACAATTTGGGGATGGCGAAGAAGTATTGCTGTTTCTTCATGGTGGAGGCGTTAGTAGTTGGATGTGGGAATCACAAATTAATTATTTTAAAAATTATCATTGTATTACCCCTGATTTACCAGGACATGGGGCGAGCAGTAACGAAGTTTTTTCAATGGAATCTTCCATCAATAAATTATGGAATACGTTAGATGAAGTTGCCCCCAATAAAAACTGGAACGTCATTGGATTTTCGCTCGGTTCTCAAATTGCCCTTCAAATGATCAATGAACGACCAAACGCTTTCAAACGTGCAATGATTAACAGTGCATTAGTAATTCCGCAAAAAACGATGCGCCTCTGTATTTCCCCAACCATTTATGTCACATATCCATTAATACAGAAACGAGCATTCGCTAAATTACAGGCAAAAACACTAGGAATAAGTGATACATATTTCGAAAAATATTATATGGATACATGTAATATGAGTAGAAGTAACTTAATACATATTTTAAAGGAAAATTTAAATTTTGTACTACCGGCTACCATTATTAATGCCAACACTCAGTTTTTATTCACAATTGGTGAAAAGGAAAATCGATTAATGAAGCAGTCTATGAAAAAACTTGCTCTTTTGGGTAAGTCGGAAATAATTGAAGGTGTAGGACATAATGCGCCATTAGAAAACCAACAAGTATTCAATCGGTTGCTTGATAATTTGCTGAAAAACAACGAATAAACAGCTAAAACGTAGATTGGCTATTAACTGTATCCAATCAGCTAATAACCAATGTATTTTGTCTATTAACACTTGGAAAATGGCTATTATCATCGGGAAGTTGGCTATTAACGAAATTTCAAAGGGGAATTATGTAAACCTGTCCCAAAAACAGACTTCCCTTCTTCCAAGACAGGTTTGAATCACGTGCTATATTTCAATAATAACCGGCAAAATCATCGGCTTTCTCATCGTCAGTGTAAATATATATTGGTCCACTACTTTTTTAATCGCACGCTTCATCGCATAAGCATTTGCTTCATTAAATTTATTTACGGCATCTTTCGCAAGTTCATTTATATCGTTCAACATTCCCTTTGATTCTTTTTCGTAAACAAATCCACGGGAAATTGTATCTGGATCCACAATAATGGAGCCATCATATTTACTAATCGTCACGATAATTACGAGCATCCCATCCTCAGAAAGCTGTTTCCGGTCACGTAATACAACTTCCCCTACTTCTCCAATACCTGCACCTCCATCCACATACGTATCGCCAGCAGGTACATCACGTGTTTGCCGCGCAACAGCACCTTCAATATCCACAACATCTCCATTTTGAAGGATAAAGGTACGGTGTTGTGGGATGCCAACCGCCTCAGCTAAAAAGCGGTGTATGTGAAGCATTCTGTATTCCCCATGGATGGGAATGAAATATTTCGGCTTCATTAATGTGAGCATTAGCTTTAAATCCTCTTGATACCCATGACCAGACACATGCATCCCCGTCACACTGGAATTCCCATATACAACCTTGGCACCAAGTTGAAACACATTATCTACAATTTTCGAAACATCTTTTTCATTTCCAGGAATCGGTGAAGCGGCAAAAATAACGGTATCCCCTTGTTCAATTTTAACATCTCGATTATTGCCAGTGGACAGCCGGGAAAGTGCAGCGAGTGGCTCCCCTTGGCTTCCCGTACATAAAACAACAATGCGTTCTGGTGGGATATGCTTTATTTCACTTACTTCAATGAGCATCCAACTCGGAATGTTTAAATAGCCAAGTTCCATTGCAACAGAGGTAACGTTCACCATACTCCGCCCAAGCAAGACAATTTTTCGATTCGTTTTTTTAGCAGCTTCCACGATTTGCTGAATTCGATTAACATTTGATGCAAAGGTTGTAATAAAAATCTTCCCTGTTGCTTTTAAAAATTCTTCTTCTAAATGACCCGCTACTAATTTTTCTGAAGGTGTTGACCCAGGTCGCTCTGCATTCGTACTTTCCGATATTAATGCTAAAACGCCTTGCGTACCGATTTCAGCCATTTTATGAATATCGGATGTTTGATCATTTATAGGAGTTAAATCAAATTTAAAGTCCCCTGTATGAACGACTTTTCCTTCAGGCGTGTGAAAGACTAAGCCTAAGCAATCGGGAATGCTATGGCTTGTCTTAAAAAAAGTAACCGCCATCTGCTCAAAGTCTAAATGGGAATCTGCCGTAATTTCAACTAATTGTGTATCGCGAAGTAATTTATGTTCTTTTAATTTTAATTCAATCAAACCAAGTGTAAAACGAGAAGCATAGATTGGCACATTTAATTTTTTTAGCATGTATGGAATGCCACCAATATGATCCTCATGTCCATGCGTTACAATTAACCCTTTAATTTTATCTTTATTTTCCTGTAAATACGTAAAATTAGGGATAATTAAATCAACACC is part of the Solibacillus sp. FSL K6-1523 genome and harbors:
- a CDS encoding GNAT family N-acetyltransferase, which encodes MPMICLATEKDYLAVNELVKEGHDEHVLHRPTVFKSVDAVMPESYYHELLEDTNSTIFIAKKDGIVIGFAVISIESSPPFQSLVQRNYGYIHDFGVKKDTQKQGVGKLLFEACTNWTKEMGATSIELNVWAFNTNAVEFYEYLGMESISSKMHIRI
- a CDS encoding DUF3888 domain-containing protein, with the translated sequence MKKMLIVFILFLVLITPIQTTIGSSVGATQDSEELRLQDMLMLMLTPYIEKDLTNYYYPKVIKDVSPHVTPWKIELIETKRNHFRGFDLQITFEIEPTDGGQWIPIGKDRMTYEISSGPEVKLINHTHLKTYKYPPEL
- a CDS encoding ribonuclease J; the protein is MASTERALSIFALGGINEIGKNMYVIQCLDEIIIIDCGAKFADKSLLGVDLIIPNFTYLQENKDKIKGLIVTHGHEDHIGGIPYMLKKLNVPIYASRFTLGLIELKLKEHKLLRDTQLVEITADSHLDFEQMAVTFFKTSHSIPDCLGLVFHTPEGKVVHTGDFKFDLTPINDQTSDIHKMAEIGTQGVLALISESTNAERPGSTPSEKLVAGHLEEEFLKATGKIFITTFASNVNRIQQIVEAAKKTNRKIVLLGRSMVNVTSVAMELGYLNIPSWMLIEVSEIKHIPPERIVVLCTGSQGEPLAALSRLSTGNNRDVKIEQGDTVIFAASPIPGNEKDVSKIVDNVFQLGAKVVYGNSSVTGMHVSGHGYQEDLKLMLTLMKPKYFIPIHGEYRMLHIHRFLAEAVGIPQHRTFILQNGDVVDIEGAVARQTRDVPAGDTYVDGGAGIGEVGEVVLRDRKQLSEDGMLVIIVTISKYDGSIIVDPDTISRGFVYEKESKGMLNDINELAKDAVNKFNEANAYAMKRAIKKVVDQYIFTLTMRKPMILPVIIEI
- a CDS encoding MBL fold metallo-hydrolase translates to MINDLWFTIQQLDGNSYAISEYGHWEKVHSFLLLGKEKAVLIDTGLGIDNIKRITDQLTTLPIEVITTHVHTDHIGSHGQYEIIYVHESDKDWLVNGIKGLSIEQIRRDISRDITLPTPETFNPDKYQPFQGEPTGLLKDGDVIELGNRKLIIYHTPGHSPGHISIFDETNGYLFTGDLLYDETPIYAFYPSTNPCDLVNSLERISEIPNVSMVYGSHNTLGLEPKILKEVKNAVKFLRENELTKFGTGIHQFNGFSVHF
- a CDS encoding alpha/beta fold hydrolase — translated: MNFKQFGDGEEVLLFLHGGGVSSWMWESQINYFKNYHCITPDLPGHGASSNEVFSMESSINKLWNTLDEVAPNKNWNVIGFSLGSQIALQMINERPNAFKRAMINSALVIPQKTMRLCISPTIYVTYPLIQKRAFAKLQAKTLGISDTYFEKYYMDTCNMSRSNLIHILKENLNFVLPATIINANTQFLFTIGEKENRLMKQSMKKLALLGKSEIIEGVGHNAPLENQQVFNRLLDNLLKNNE
- a CDS encoding ASCH domain-containing protein, whose protein sequence is MNNHTKQFWDKYWSDLGEKQPSHVDAFQFGDDADWLASLVVEGKKTATCSGYVFYELEQEPLPQKGQYSIVINTKDEPVAIIELTDVFISPMNEVPIEFALAEGEGDYEYWWNAHKQFFSELLQPYHLPFEEDMLLVCERFKVIHTAE